A genome region from Methylobacterium sp. FF17 includes the following:
- a CDS encoding PleD family two-component system response regulator, which translates to MSARILIVDDLFPNVKLLETKLSLEYFDVLAAMNGPDALAICEKGLCDLVLLDVMMPGMDGFEVCRRLKSNPNTAHLPVVMVTALDQPSDRLRGLDAGADDFLTKPIDDTALFTRVRSLVRLKAVTDELRTRAMASRSFGMGDPLALAAAETGQNAAILLVEDRAGSADRLAAALGQHHVLTVEADPHRALTLATEGAFDLALVSLDLADFDGLRLCSQLRSLDRTRSMPVMMIAEAHDRARVIRGLDFGVHDYLMRPVDRNELVARVRTQVRRRRFSETLRGAVQASMELAITDGLTGLHNRRYLDSHLGALFGEATLRNRPVAALMLDIDRFKSINDTYGHEAGDEVLRAFADRVRTHTRGIDIVARYGGEEIVIILPDAEAEGAYGIAERIRERIEAVPFAIHRDTGTVAVTVSIGVAWRRPDDLGPADMLKRADLALYRAKSTGRNRVEAAAA; encoded by the coding sequence ATGTCGGCCCGCATCCTGATCGTCGATGATCTCTTTCCGAACGTGAAGCTCCTGGAGACGAAGCTCTCGCTCGAATACTTCGACGTGCTCGCCGCGATGAACGGGCCCGATGCCCTGGCGATCTGCGAGAAGGGCCTCTGCGACCTCGTCCTCCTGGACGTGATGATGCCGGGCATGGACGGGTTCGAGGTCTGCCGGCGCCTCAAGAGTAATCCGAACACCGCCCACCTGCCGGTGGTGATGGTCACCGCCCTCGACCAGCCCTCCGACCGCCTGCGCGGCCTCGACGCGGGCGCCGACGACTTCCTCACGAAGCCCATCGACGACACCGCCCTGTTCACCCGCGTGCGCAGCCTCGTGCGCCTCAAGGCGGTGACGGACGAGTTGCGCACACGCGCCATGGCCTCGCGCAGCTTCGGCATGGGCGACCCCCTGGCGCTCGCCGCCGCGGAGACCGGCCAGAACGCCGCCATCCTCCTGGTGGAGGACCGCGCCGGCTCCGCCGACCGCCTCGCGGCGGCGCTCGGCCAGCACCACGTCCTCACGGTGGAGGCCGACCCGCACAGGGCCCTGACGCTGGCCACGGAGGGCGCGTTCGACCTCGCCCTCGTCAGCCTCGACCTGGCCGACTTCGACGGCCTGCGCCTGTGCAGCCAGCTCCGCTCCCTCGACCGCACCCGGTCCATGCCGGTGATGATGATCGCCGAGGCCCACGACCGGGCCCGGGTGATCCGGGGCCTCGATTTCGGCGTGCACGACTACCTGATGCGCCCCGTCGACCGGAACGAGCTCGTGGCGCGGGTGCGCACGCAGGTGCGCCGCCGCCGCTTCTCCGAGACCCTGCGCGGCGCCGTGCAGGCCTCGATGGAGCTCGCGATCACCGACGGACTCACGGGGCTGCACAACCGGCGCTACCTCGACAGCCATCTCGGCGCGCTGTTCGGCGAGGCGACCCTGCGCAACCGTCCCGTGGCCGCCCTGATGCTCGACATCGACCGGTTCAAGTCGATCAACGACACCTACGGCCACGAGGCCGGCGACGAGGTGCTCAGGGCGTTCGCCGACCGCGTCCGCACGCACACGCGCGGCATCGACATCGTCGCCCGCTACGGCGGCGAGGAGATCGTCATCATCCTGCCCGACGCCGAGGCGGAGGGCGCCTACGGGATCGCCGAGCGCATCCGGGAGCGGATCGAGGCCGTGCCCTTCGCGATCCATCGCGACACCGGCACCGTCGCCGTGACGGTGTCCATCGGCGTCGCCTGGCGCCGCCCGGACGATCTCGGGCCGGCCGACATGCTCAAGCGGGCCGACCTCGCCCTCTACCGGGCCAAGAGCACGGGCCGCAACCGCGTCGAGGCGGCCGCCGCCTGA
- a CDS encoding response regulator has translation MKKTVLIVEDNELNMKLFNDLLEGHGYATLKTANGIEAIELARAHHPDLILMDIQLPEVSGLEVTKWLKEDDDLKDIPVIAITAFAMKGDEERIREGGCEAYLSKPISVAKFLATVRQYLGDSRPA, from the coding sequence ATGAAGAAGACCGTGCTCATCGTCGAGGATAACGAGCTGAATATGAAGCTCTTCAACGACCTGTTGGAGGGCCATGGCTACGCGACCCTGAAGACGGCCAACGGCATCGAGGCGATCGAGCTCGCCCGCGCCCACCATCCCGACCTCATCCTCATGGACATCCAGCTTCCCGAGGTCTCCGGCCTCGAGGTCACGAAGTGGCTGAAGGAGGACGACGACCTCAAGGACATCCCCGTCATCGCGATCACGGCCTTCGCCATGAAGGGCGACGAGGAGCGCATCCGCGAGGGCGGCTGCGAGGCCTACCTCTCGAAACCGATCTCGGTGGCGAAGTTCCTCGCCACCGTGCGGCAGTACCTCGGCGACAGCCGCCCCGCCTAG
- a CDS encoding DoxX family protein — MTLAAVSTAWAPRLLSVLRIVSGLLFLEHGTQKLFSFPTRMGGGPAPDLLSLPGIAGSLELVGGTLIILGLFTRPTAFVLSGQMAFAYFLAHAPKSPFPALNGGDAAILFCFVFLYLAAAGAGPWSLDAQRRGRI, encoded by the coding sequence ATGACCCTCGCCGCCGTCTCGACCGCCTGGGCGCCCCGCCTGCTCAGCGTCCTGCGCATCGTGTCGGGCCTGCTGTTCCTGGAGCACGGCACCCAGAAGCTGTTCAGCTTTCCCACGCGGATGGGTGGCGGCCCCGCCCCCGACCTGCTCTCGCTGCCGGGCATCGCCGGGTCCCTCGAACTGGTGGGCGGCACGCTGATCATCCTCGGGCTCTTCACCCGGCCCACCGCCTTCGTGCTGTCCGGCCAGATGGCCTTCGCCTACTTCCTGGCGCATGCCCCGAAGAGCCCGTTCCCGGCGCTCAACGGCGGCGATGCCGCGATCCTGTTCTGCTTCGTGTTCCTCTACCTCGCCGCCGCCGGCGCCGGCCCGTGGAGCCTCGACGCGCAGCGGCGCGGCCGGATCTGA
- a CDS encoding class I SAM-dependent methyltransferase, which produces MSVSAEPPAFEPPAFEPVPFIRANTALRPVPYAPEILLHVADEATELWQKTEEELAAIGLPPPFWAFAWAGGQALARYILDHPEAVAGRRVLDFASGSGLVAIAAAKAGALHVTASDLDPFAIPAIGLNAAANGVADRITAVSRDLIGTDPGSAVVLAADIFYERDLAGRVIDWLSGLHAGGATVLLGDPGRSYLPRDRLDPIASYTVPVSRALEDAEIKRSSVWRFRG; this is translated from the coding sequence ATGAGCGTCTCCGCCGAACCGCCCGCCTTCGAACCGCCCGCCTTCGAGCCCGTGCCCTTCATCCGGGCCAACACGGCGCTTCGCCCGGTGCCGTACGCCCCCGAGATCCTCCTGCACGTCGCCGACGAGGCGACGGAGCTCTGGCAGAAGACCGAGGAGGAGCTGGCGGCCATCGGCCTGCCGCCGCCCTTCTGGGCCTTCGCCTGGGCGGGCGGGCAGGCGCTGGCCCGCTACATCCTCGACCATCCGGAGGCGGTGGCGGGGCGCCGGGTGCTCGACTTCGCCTCGGGCTCCGGCCTCGTCGCCATCGCGGCGGCCAAGGCCGGGGCGCTCCACGTCACGGCGAGCGACCTCGACCCCTTCGCGATCCCCGCCATCGGCCTCAACGCGGCGGCCAACGGCGTCGCGGACCGGATCACGGCCGTGTCGCGCGACCTCATCGGCACCGACCCCGGCAGCGCCGTCGTGCTCGCCGCCGACATCTTCTACGAGCGGGACCTGGCCGGGCGCGTCATCGACTGGCTCTCCGGCCTGCACGCGGGCGGCGCCACGGTGCTGCTGGGCGATCCCGGCCGCTCCTACCTGCCCCGCGACCGGCTCGACCCGATCGCCAGCTACACCGTGCCGGTGAGCCGGGCCCTGGAGGACGCTGAGATCAAGCGCAGCAGCGTCTGGCGGTTCAGGGGGTGA
- a CDS encoding DUF3572 domain-containing protein, with translation MLTKRKSDGASASAEGLALAALAWMATDDERLFPFLNATGATPETLRASAQDPGFLAGILDHIMGDEATLLACAEALDVKPERIAAAWRTLGPPDFDPDL, from the coding sequence ATGTTGACGAAACGCAAATCCGACGGAGCGAGCGCCTCCGCCGAGGGCCTCGCCCTGGCCGCGCTCGCCTGGATGGCCACCGACGACGAACGTCTGTTCCCCTTCCTCAACGCCACCGGCGCGACGCCCGAGACCCTGCGGGCGAGCGCCCAGGATCCCGGCTTCCTCGCCGGTATCCTCGATCATATCATGGGCGACGAGGCGACGCTGCTGGCCTGTGCCGAGGCCCTCGACGTGAAGCCGGAGCGCATCGCCGCAGCCTGGCGCACCCTCGGCCCGCCGGACTTCGACCCCGATCTGTAA